CCAACAACGCTGCCACCACTAGTTCTGCATTGCGTCTCTCTTCGTAGGCCTTGTTTACCATTGACCTGGCTTTCATGTACTTTTTATGGCTCACCTGTGGTGCACAGTACATGAATCGCTTAGTCTTGCTTCTAAAATCTCCCAGCTTTCTTATAATCCTGAAAGATTCGTGGTACTCTGTGACTTCTCTTGCAATCTCACATGGTGTCTTGCCCTCACTGTTCCGGGCAAACTTCTTCACGTCATCCACTTTCAGCAACAAATCAACCATCTACACCGCAAAAcaggcaaaaagaaaaaaaagagggacAATTATTTACCTGTGTATTTCTCAAAGGTGCCAGGTGCAAAGCCTTTCAAAACGAATGTATCAGTAAAACTGTAAAACATAAAAAGTACTGAGCATCAAGCCCCCAAAAAAACACTTACGTGCCCATATTTGTTCCTTGCTGCAATGTGCAAAGGTGTGTCCCCTGGTCGAACAATTGGCTGGTCATCCTCGGTATTTGAGGGAGTTTTCCCCTCGGGATGGTGCTCTCCTCCATCAATTGGCTGGACATGGTGGGAATTAGTAGCACAATTACCTTCATTATTGGATGCATTTGTAGCACAATTTTCTTTACCGGGAGGATTTGGGGCAGGCTGAAAAGGCTGATTGATAAGTTCTGACAATACCTTTTTCCTAATTAAATATTCAACAAGCTTGACTTGGTTAAGCTCCACAATGTAGTGCAGGGCGTTTGTTGTGTGACTTACCAAAATCTCTACGCCTTCTTTGAATCCCAAACTGACAGCCAATTTTAGTGGAGTTTGGCCTTCTTTATTTGCACAATCAAACAAATTGTCATCCAATTCTACCAAAATTTTGACCAGATCCACGGCATCTTCCCTTACAGCTAAATGCAAAGCCGTGTCTCCTTGTTCATCcgtcttttttattttgttgattaaaCCTGCATGAATCACCTAGTTAAGCAGACAAACGATCAAGCATAGCTTTTCAATTTATAAAAATGATTTTATGAAGAGAATAACCTGAGTCTCTTAGTTTTTCTGCCAACGCTTGCAACAAATCTGCATTTTAGGAATCGACTGGTCAAGCAAGACAAACAAGTGAAGAATAGCTTCTCACAACAACAAAAAAGTGTGTGAAGAGAATGAACCTCGGTTTCCTGAAATTACTGCCACATGTAAACATGTTCTTCCATCTTGAGTCTTCTCTTCGATTAAGCTTGACAGTTCAAGCTGTCCGAGCAGATCTTTGGCCTCGTTTATTTTACCCCTTTCACAAGCTTCAAAGAAGCGCGATATGTTCtccattatttttttaaaactttccGTCGGTGCCTCTTAGCTGGATGATGTGAATTCACCTTGGATCCCTCTTTATTTCCCAGTGCTGACCAGTTAGCTCGATTTGACAGGATTCTATTGAATTCTCCTTACATCATTCTACTTCTGTAGATTGACATCACCTTAGATTCCTCCGCTCACATCATTGTAGTTCACGAGtaattaagccgataggctttttgtATGGGGTTTTTCTGATCGGAAAACAGTCAGTATCTCGGAAAAAACTTTGCAGTCACATTTTCCGAAAGCAAAAATCTTGAAACTGGCTGGTGACGTGTACTTCTCGAAACCAGCATTTGCAAGGACTCCCGAAAtttattaagccgataggctttttgGCAAAAGAAATTTCTGACAATATACAGAGCGGTATACAGGACCTGCAGAAGGCCTGCCATTGGCAGCTTCTTTAGCCTTTTCCACCTCTACAACTTACGACTGCATTATTTCTTACCTAACTGCAAATGAATGCAAATCGATTCTTCAGTTGCAGTGaatactaggggaaaggacccaatagttgagcatgtatcaattgttgtgagggttgttgataccttttgttccaaaaattgaacaaataaaagctattgtttgaaacaaaaaatatcaatttttgttaggaaatgtaccaaccgttgttaggaaatgtactaatagttgttaagaaatgtactaatattgtaaaaagtaaccaatcaagtgatgccatgtcagctgcacaactattggggtctcttttgcacgcctattggtctcacttttttttggggctgttttggacaccttggcaaaaagcatgctgatgtggcatcatatttgatgatgtggccctaaaaccttagttataagcaggggacttgccaagtaagctgctgtaaaaaaatcagagtgatttgaaatttccaagtaggattttgagaagcgcgaagttagggtgcacaactactgggttcTTTCCCCTATCTCTGCAAAAAATATACTAATGAATTAAACGAGTTATGGTCTGAACAAACAATCATTTAATAGGATACAGAAACGCAGAGGCATTTATTGAAAAGCAGATATGCAGCGTACCAATTTTTTCCGTAGATTTGTTCGGTTGATATTAAA
The sequence above is a segment of the Cryptomeria japonica unplaced genomic scaffold, Sugi_1.0 HiC_scaffold_2771, whole genome shotgun sequence genome. Coding sequences within it:
- the LOC131056538 gene encoding ankyrin repeat-containing protein ITN1-like, whose product is MENISRFFEACERGKINEAKDLLGQLELSSLIEEKTQDGRTCLHVAVISGNRGLINKIKKTDEQGDTALHLAVREDAVDLVKILVELDDNLFDCANKEGQTPLKLAVSLGFKEGVEILVSHTTNALHYIVELNQVKLVEYLIRKKVLSELINQPFQPAPNPPGKENCATNASNNEGNCATNSHHVQPIDGGEHHPEGKTPSNTEDDQPIVRPGDTPLHIAARNKYGHMVDLLLKVDDVKKFARNSEGKTPCEIAREVTEYHESFRIIRKLGDFRSKTKRFMYCAPQVSHKKYMKARSMVNKAYEERRNAELVVAALLAAMTCAAAFTVPGGFNSESPVKEDQGSQGSSIPSLNHVHDDQGSPLLISHVSFKLFIIFDCIAFFLSLFVCIMWEMSSELTTGDKMMFMTVNSLVVCFSFGFTAFGFMSGVHAMLARKVETFSWVVLGSLIAITMCGVLAFIRQS